The sequence GCAAGATAGAACCGAAACGTGAAGAGATGATTCAAGCGGAAAAATCCGGTGACTTTTTACGAGCAGCACAAATAGCAAGTGAAATTTTAGCCCTAGAGAGACAATGAAGAATTGACAGGATGTACCTAGGGAGGAGGGAGTCGAATTATGGCGAACGATCAGCATACTGAACTGGAAGCAGAATTTACTTTGGATGAGGTTAAGGATCAGCTAATTGAGAATGGCAAAAAAAGATCATCATTGAATTACAAAGATATCATGGAGAAATTGTCGCCGTTTGATCAAGACCCTGAGCAGATGGAAGAGTTCTATGAGCAGCTCAGTGATTTGGGGATTGAAGTTGTAAACGAGAATGATGAGGAGGTAACGACTCTTCGGCCGAGTGAGGACAACGAGAATAACGAAAGTGAAGAAAGCTTTGACGATGATTTGTCACTGCCACCGGGAATTAAGATTAACGATCCTGTTCGTATGTATCTGAAAGAAATTGGTCGTGTTCCCTTGTTGTCGGCAGACGATGAAGTTGAGCTTGCGATGAGAATTAAGAATGGTGACGAAGAAGCAAAGCGGCGGCTTGCAGAAGCGAATCTACGGCTCGTGGTAAGTATCGCTAAACGTTATGTTGGACGCGGTATGTTGTTCTTGGATCTAATTCAAGAAGGTAATATGGGTCTGATCAAAGCGGTAGAGAAATTTGACCATAACAAGGGCTTCAAATTCAGTACCTATGCCACTTGGTGGATCCGTCAGGCCATTACCCGGGCGATTGCAGACCAAGCGCGTACTATTCGTATACCGGTGCATATGGTAGAAACCATTAATAAGCTAATTCGTGTCTCCCGTCAATTACTGCAAGAGTTGGGACGAGAGCCTTCACCTGAAGAAATCGCAGCTGAGATGGAGCTGACGGTGGAGAAGGTCAGAGAAATCATGAAGATTGCTCAGGAGCCGGTATCACTCGAAACACCAATTGGTGAGGAAGATGATTCTCATCTGGGTGACTTTATTGAGGATCAGGAAGCCTTGGCTCCGGCTGATGCGGCCGCTTATGAATTGCTGAAGGAACAGCTGGAGGATGTACTGGACACGCTCACAGAGCGCGAAGAGAATGTACTCCGTTTACGCTTCGGCTTGGATGACGGACGGACGAGAACGCTTGAGGAAGTGGGCAAAGTGTTCGGTGTAACTCGGGAACGAATTCGCCAGATCGAAGCCAAGGCGCTGCGTAAGCTGCGCCACCCTAGCCGAAGCAAACGGCTTAAGGATTTCCTCGAATAGGATTTAAGAACTGGACCTTCTGCTGCACAGTGGCAGGAGGTTCTTTTTAATATAACGGATGGAAAATATTGCAATGACTCAAAACTGACCTTTTATGCCTGGAAAGAGGGATGAACTGTTGAATTTGGAGAAACGTGACATCATATTAAAAGAAATTCAGTATTGGAGAAAGAGCCGGCTGTTGCCTGAGCAGTATTGCGATTTTTTGACCAATATTTATGACGATGAGGCAACAGTTAAGGATAATAATCCGATTTCGTTACATAATTTACAGCAAGGAAGCATCAAAATTTGGCTGTTTGGTTTTGGAATAATTTCCTTGATTTTCTTGATTAGTCTTTATTTTAGCGTTTTTCCCTGGCCTTTGCAACTCGCAACAGCCCTCTCTGTCTTAATCGTTTGTTATGGATATTCAGCAGTTTTGAGGGATCGGCAAAAGGTCTTCAGCCTTATGCTAGCAGGGATTGCCAGCATATTAACCCTTGGATTTGGGTTATGGATAATTGAGCTGCATCATCTTGATCCGTTGTTCTGGAGACCTATACTAATCGGATTCTGTGGGCTGCTATGGTGCGTTCTCGGCTTTATTCTCCGCATCGGACTTCTTAATTACTGCGGCTTTGCCTTCTGGGGTTTATTGTATGGAGGATTCTTCATCAAGATTCGTCCAGACGCTTCTATGCTTGAGCTGGAGCTGCTCTGGCTGCCACTGTGTGTGCTTATGGTATGGCTGAGCTGGCTTTTGTATCACCGGGTCAGTGGGGTTGCAGGGGTCTATTTTGGAGTTGGAGCAACGCTGTGGATCATGCCGGAGATAGACGCTCTTCTGCTCAGACAGGGTTATCCGCAGTGGGTATCATTTTTGTTATTATCTAAAATTGCGGTAGGCTTGGCTCTGCTGTTCCTGTTTCGGAAAAAATGGATAACGTGGGTGACATCATGAATAACGTGAAATTATCAGATCGGCTTCAGTGTGTACTGGAGCAAATTCCACAGGGAAGCAGACTGGCTGACATCGGCTCAGATCATGCTCTGCTGCCTGTGGCTGCTGTCGAAAGCGGTAAGGCTGTATTCGCTATTGCTGGTGAAGTAAACCAGGGTCCCTATGAAGCGGCCTGTAAAGGGGTTGCAGAAGCCGGGAAGGGTGCTGTGATCTCCGTGCGGCGCGGGGATGGACTTGAGGTGCTGAAGCCCGGTGAGGTGGACTGTATCTCCATTGCCGGAATGGGCGGGGCATTGATATCCGCTATTTTGGATCGTGGTCAGAGCCAAGGTAAGCTACAAGGGGTCAAGATTCTGGCACTCCAGCCGAATGTTGCTGAGGATATTTTACGCCGTTGGCTGTTGAATAATGGTTGGATTCTTGTTGCCGAGAACATCCTTAAGGAAGATGGCAAGCTTTATGAAATCCTGACAGCTATGCCCGAGGATGCTGCACCCGGGATGACAAATGACCATCTATACAGTGACTTGGCGCTGGATGGAGGGACTGTAATCTGCAACCGGGAACTGCTGATCGAGATGGGACCTTGGCTGTTGCGGGCACCTAATGCTGCTTTTTTTGCCAAGTGGCAGGGGGAGCTTAGTAAGCTTGCAGGCATACTGGCTTCACTATCCCGCTCAGAGCTCGAAACAGCGGAAGAGAAACGAAATGTAGTCATGGCGCGGATCAAGCAAATTACGGAGGTGCTGCAATGCTTGCCAAAGGACAAACTGTAATTCAATATATGGAACAGCTGGCTCCGAAGCATGTAGCGGAGGAATGGGATAAGATAGGCCTGCAGCTTGGCAGTCTGCAAAAGGAAATCACCGGCTTACTGGTGGCACTTGATGTGAACGATGAGGTCGTAGAAGAAGCGATCAGTCTTGGCTGCAATCTAATTATTGCCCATCATGCGATTATTTTTCGGCCGCTACAGGGAATTCAGACGGATACTCCGGCAGGCAAGCTATATGAGAAGCTGATTAAGAATGACATAGCGGTTTATATTAGCCATACCAATCTGGATGTGACTGAGGGCGGAATGAATGACTGGATGGCGGAGGCTATTGGGATTGAGAACGGGGAACCCATCAAGGATATTCATACAGAACAGCTGTCTAAGTTGGTCGTGTTCGTCCCGAAGGAGCAGCACCAAAAGGTCCTTGATGCTATTCTGAGCGCCGGAGCAGGCTCGATCGGTAATTACAGTCATTGCAGTTTCAATATCGAGGGATATGGTACATTTATACCGCGCGAGGGCGCAGAGCCCTTTATCGGGGAGCAGGGTAAAATGACAAGAGTCGAGGAAATTCGCATCGAGACCATTGTTCCGCTTGCCATCCGCAATAAAGTGGTACAGGCGATGCTCAAGGCGCATCCTTACGAAGAAGTGGCTTATGATCTATACTCTATGGATTTAAAAGGCCGCAGTCTGGGACTTGGCAGGGTAGGAAAGCTGAAAGAGCCTACTACGTTGGGACAATTTGTTGAAACAGTTAAAAGCGGACTGAAAGTGGATAAGGTACGTGTGGTCGGGGATTTGGAACGTCCTATTCGTAAAGCCGCAGTGCTCGGCGGTTCAGGTGGGAAATTCTATAGCAACGCCATTTTCCGTGGTGCAGATGTGCTGGTTACCGGCGATATTGATTACCACACGGCCCAAGATGCCTTGCTGGCGGGAATCGCTCTGATTGATCCAGGGCACAATGCGGAGAAGATTATGAAGGTGAAGGTCGCCGAATGGATGACCGAAAAGCTGGTTGAACATAAGTATGATACAGGTGTGTATGCTTCCAAGGTGAATACAGAGCCCTTCAATTTCCTATAACTCCATCTATTTGCACTTGTGTGGAGTTGCAGATGTCTGTATAATATGTAATGTTGTTCGGAAAGTTTGACAGACAATCGCCGGTGATTCGTCACGGGAGGAAAGTCCGGGCTCCTTAAGGCAGGATGCTGGATAACGTCCAGTCGGCGCGAGCTGAAGGATAGTGCCACAGAAATGGACCGCCGATGGCCACCTTAGGGTGGCACAGGCAAGGATGGAACCGAGGTGTAAGAGACCCCGAGGAACGCTGGTGACTTCGTTCCTGGTAAACCCCATCTGGAGCAAGACCTAATGAGACGCCGCTGATCCTTAATTGGAGGAAGCAGCCTTCGCCTGAGGCGCGTCTAGGTTGGTCGCTGGAGCTGTGCAGTAATGTATGGCCTAGATAGATGATTGTCGCTTATGGTGGGAGGGTAGTTCCCGTTTGAACCACGACGAGCACAGAACCCGGCTTACGGCAAACTTTCCTAACTGCAACTTTTTACCTTTTTATTAAACAGAACAACAAATCCTTACAGTGAATACTAAATGGCGACTCTTCCTTGGAAGGTCGCCTTTTTTCTGTTCTTTTTTTTGACTAATGTGATAGGTGTAAGCTTTCTTTATACATCAATAACGCTTGCTCCAATCGCTGTACAGCTATGGGAATCAGTTGAGGCGGAGTATGGGTGAAATTGAGGCGCATCGTGTTCTTCAGTGGCTGCGCCGAATAGAACACTTCTCCTGGAACAAAGGCAACCCCCTGATCTACAGCGAGGGGCAATAGATCAGCAGCATTAATATCTGCGGAAAGTGTCAGCCACAAGAACATGCCGCCCCGCGGCTCGAGGAAATGAGCACCCTCCCAAGCGCGTGAGGTGAGCTCACCAGAGAGCAGTTTCATCCGAGAATGATATTCCCGGGAGATCACACGGATATGCTTCTCTATGTCGAATTGCTGCAGCAACTCATCCAAGGCGCGCTGATCAATAGTGCTGGAATGCAGATCTGCGGCCTGTTTTGCCTTGGTAATGACCTTAATTAACTCAGAGGGGCCGACAATCCAGCCGGAGCGTAGCGCCGGGGCAACAATTTTGGAGAAGGTTCCCGTATAGACGACACAATAATCTCTGCCATAGCTTCTGTCGATCGCAGCTAGTGAAAGGGGATAAAGCTCCTTATCTTCATCAAACATAATTTCTCCATAGGGATTATCTTCCAGAATAAGAACGCCGTACCGACGACATAACGCCACTGTCTGCTCGCGCCGTTCCTTGCTCCAGGTTGCCCCTGACGGGTTGTTGAAGGTAGGAACAGCGTACAGTAGTTTCGGCCGGAGCCTGCGCAGCTTATCCTCCAAATCATCTGGCAGCATGCCTTGTTCATCATTATCTACAGTCTGAATATCGGCACGGTAGGAGCCAAGCACCTGCAGCGCTGCCAGATAAGTAGGAGCTTCTACTAGGACGGTGTCACCGGGATCGATCATTATTTTGCATAACAGATCTATCGCTTGCTGCGAACCTGTCGTCAGGATCATTTCTGCTGCTGTGACAGGGATTCCTTGTTTGGTAAGTCTTTCAGCAATTTTATCGCGCAGAGGAGTGAAGCCCTCGGTCAATCCGTATTGTAGCACTGAGGCATCGGCAGAGAGCACACGGCTGTAAGCGTTACGAACCGCCTCCAGAGGGAATAAATCTTCTCCAGGTAGTCCACCGGCCAGTGAAATAATATTCTTACCTTGAGTAACCTTGAGAATTTCGCGAACTGCTGAAGATCCGAGATGATTGGCTGTCGTTGAGTAATTGATTTCCATAAAAAATTGCTCCCCACCCTATCGATTTTGATGTATCATAACGGCATTGCAGCATAACAGTAAAGCGTTAAATATAACAGTGGGGGAGAAGGCAGATGCACATCGATTTAAACCGCAGTAGCAGTAAATCCTTGCCGCAGCAAATTTGCGAAACACTATCACAGCGGATTTCATCGGGATTGCTACATCAAGGCGCTCAGTTGCCTTCAGTTCGAAGTCTGGCTAAGTCTCTTAAGGTAAGTCAGGTTACAGTGAGCAAGGCCTATGCTGAGCTTGCAAGGCGCGGAGTTATTAACTGTAGTCAGGGAAGAGGCTGCTTTGTTGCCGAAACCGAAGATAAACAGAGTCCAGAAGGTGCGGGCTGGCAAAATAAATACGATGACTATTTACCGAGAGCACAGCTGTGGCGGAACTTTGATTATTCAGAAGTGAAATATCCATTTCATCTGGCGGCGATTCATAGCGAATTACTGCCTTTGGATTATATTGGAGCCACTATGGCCTCGTTAGTGACGAAACAGCCAGAGTTGATGGCGACCTATGGTAATTTTCAGGGAGATCTTGAGCTGCGAGAAATGATGAGCGGACACTTGCAGTCGCGAGGAATTGCACTGACCTCAGCTGACCTGATGATTACGAGCGGAACCCAGCAGGGGATAGATCTGGTAGCACGCACCTTTGTTGGCCCTGGGGATACCGTCTATCTAGAGGCCCCAAGTTACACAGGAGCGATTGATGTTTTTGCTGGGCGAGGTGCGGAAATGATCTTTGTGCCTATGGATAGTGAGGGGATGAGAGTGGATCTTCTTACCAAAATGTGTGACCAAAGACCGCCCAAGCTGATTTATACATGCCCAACCTATCAGAATCCAAGTGGAGTCACAATGAGCATGACAAGAAGACAGCGTCTGCTGGAGTTAGCCCGCAGCTATAGCTGTCTTCTTGTAGAGGACGATCCGTTCAGTGACTTGTATTTCCACACCCCCCCACCTCCTTCCATTAAATCCATGGATTTGGATGGACATGTAGTCTATATGAAAAGCTTCAGCAAGGTGCTCGCTCCGGGCTGTCGAATTGCCTGCGTAGCGGCTGAGGGGAACATTTTATCCCGTCTAATCGCCGCTAAATCCGCAAGCGATTTGGGCAGTCCATTGCTTACGCAGCGGGCCGTGCTTCCGTTTATTTCTAAGAAATATGACGCGTATGTCGGACAACTACGCAACGCCCTGCGCGGACGTATGGAGAAGGCTGCCAAACTGCTGAAGGAATATGCTCCGCCAGGTGTAAACTGGGTCCTGCCAGAAGGAGGGCTTAGTCTCTGGCTGGAGCTTCCCTCTGCTCTAGGAGTGGCAAGACTGCATGAGCTGGCTGAACGTGAGAGCATTTCCTTTCTACCCGGCGATGTCTGCTACGCTGGCAATACTCCTTCCCGTCACATCCGCCTCTGTTATTCACAGATGAATGAAGCGGATATGGAACATGGGTTGAGATTATTTCTAAGGCTGTTAAGCAGATTTCTGACCTAAAGCTTTCAAAAATTCTTTTCTAATCTCTGCTTCAATTGATTCAATTGCAGGCGAACATGCTGTGGCCATAGCTGGAGCGGAACGGGGCTGCCGCTCGCGGCTTGAAGTGTTTTTAAGACATCTATCTGGCCCCAGCCGTAATATTTATCATGACCGGGATCCCCGAGATCGATGGCATTTTTCGTCATAAGCGCCATGACTTCTTTATTGGTCAAATCTGGGTTTAGCGAACGAACCAACCCAGCCAGTGCCGCCACATGCGGGCTCGACATGGATGTGCCAGACAAAGCCGCATACTGGCTTTCCGGATACGTACTGGCTATGCTATCTCCAGGGGCTGCGACATCAATATAATCGCCATAGTTGGAGAAAGAGGCTTTTTCCAAAGAAGCATTAGTTGCGGCAACCGCCAGAACCTCTGGATAGGCAGCCGGATAACCGGGGCGCTCCGTGTTATCATTACCGGCAGCAGAGACGATGACAACATCGCGGTCGTAGGCATATTTTATCGCGTCATGTAGAAACTGTGAATCAGCATAATTGCCCAGACTGAGGTTTATCACCTTCGCATTGTTGTCTGCTGCCCATATGATTCCTTCCGCCACGGAGTATGTGGTGCCAGCTCCCGAGTTATCAAGGGCTTTAACCGGTAGTATTTTGTTGTACCAGCTAATTCCTGCTACGCCTTCGTTGTTGTTGACCAAAGCTCCGATGATGCCTGACACATGAGTACCGTGCCCGACATCGTCATCTGGCGTTGATCCTTTAGTGATGGCGTTATAGCCAGCAAGAAGCTTTCCCTTCAAATCCGGATGACTGGCCTGCACCCCTGTATCCACAACTGCCACAATTACCTCTTTACTTCCTTTGGATAAATTCCAACCCAGCTCTGTCTCAATTGCCGGTAAGTTCCATTGATAGGTGGAGAATAATAGGTCATTGGGGGTGACAGTCCCTACTGGTTTTTTGTTCACTGTATCATTGGTTAAATACATATAGTGAGGTTCGGTATAGGCTGGATGCCACTTATTAACGAAATAAGTCTTAAGCTGGCTATAATTCATCTGGTCCGCACGGAAAATATAAGCATAGCCTAGCTTGCGCGGCTGCTTGCAGTGAATATCTGCGACTATCGTCTGCAGCTGCCCTCTCGTTGGATGACCATTTTGGAAACGGACGACGATTTCATTCTCATAAAAATGACTGGCATTCTCATTATCATGACCTGTCTTGACAGTGATATCGCTAAGGGTATCGGTATGAACGGATTCCACGCGGTACTTACCTTCTTTGGGATATGGGATCAGTCGCAGATTCTTGAGTTGGTGCTCGGCAACACGATCCAGGATCTTTTGGTTAATAAGGGCAATGACACCAATATTTCCTGTTTTGTCGCGTTGTGCCATAAAGTAATACTTGTTCTTACCGATAATAAATGATGGGGATTCATACGATTGATGCCCCTTTAGAGCAGCTTTTGCTGTTTTTAGATACTTTAGCAGCTGCTTATTCTCCTGATCGGTTCCTTCTGGAAGAGAAGATTGAAAGGTTTTAGTGGTATGAGCGTGAAAATCGATCCACATCAGCATGGTGATATGCCCGTGCCCCTGCTGCAGGCGTTTTGCATACACTGCAATATCCTGAGGTGAGGCTCCATGGGTTTCGGCGAGCATAGTGCTTAAATGTTTGCTGACATCCACTCTATTCAGATGGTCGGTAGCGCTGACATCCTGAACCAGCGCAGTTTTCTTTAATGTTTTTTCCTGGGGGGGATTAGGCACGGCAACAGCTTCTCTCTGCGTGACATTTTCGGCAGGCCGAAGTGCGAAGGTTAGCAGAACTACCGTGAATGCTGCGGTAACCAGACCGGCGACAGTTAAATTTTTACGTGACATATTTTCCGCTCCTCCATGGCATTTTAATATCAGTAGGTTGAGAAGAGGGAGCCTATTTTATGCATTACAGAAAAGGATACCGTCGTCCAGTGTTTTATGATAATATCAGATTAGTATATCTTTCCTGAATTCGCTTTCTATATTGCAAGAAAGCGGTCGGCGAGGAATGATTCACATCCATCGTTAATTGACTACAAGAGCAGGGAATAATAAGGGGGAGCAATCGCCATGTCAGCAACTAATGTGCAGAAATTGTGCGAAACTACAAGAGAAAAGCTTAAATTTGCAATTGAGAAAATGGAACTTTTTCTGAATCAGCATGCGCTGCCGCAGCTTGTAACGGAGCCAAATGAAGAGGAACTGCAGTTTTATCAGGGTTACCTGTCCGATCTTCGCCATTTGCTGGTTTTCTCGGAGATGTCTTACGAGAAGCTCGGCGTAGCGTTGCGTCGTGCTACATTCGATGAATCCTTTGCGCAGAGAGCGCTTTATAATGTATATCATTATGGTGTTAATAATTTCTTTTATCCAAAGAATGAAAGCTATTCCGAAGATGGACGTTATGCCTATACAGGACAGGATGCGATTCGTTTCCGCAAGAAGCCAGTGCGTCCAGCGCGCGATATTATTCTTGAAATCACCAAATCGTATGAAGAGCTGCGTGACGACCTCAATTATTATGAAAATGATTATTTAACTGAGAAGCGTATGCAAAATCAGGTGTAAAATTTAATTCGTTAGAGAAATGAAGAGTGAAGGATTAGAACTTGTCATTTAAAGATGACGGGGACTGATCCTTTTTTTTGTTCACTAACATCAACTGGAAAAGCTTCCGTGGCATAGAGAAGAAATCGGTCGGACATAATGAAGCCGAGGTGATAATGATGACTCCAAAAACATTAGTGAAATGCAGCGTAAGCAACTGCAATTATTGGGGAGAACAGAATTTATGCAAAGCAGATGAGATTATTATTGAGATCGATAAGCATGCAGGCAGCGGCTTTAAAGAAGAATTTGCCGAAGAAATGACTGGCCGTAACCATCACGATCATGCGGTGACCTCATCTGCAACCTGTTGTTTGACGTTCAAGCCGAACTCTTAGGAGGCCGCCCATGGACTCACGAAAAGGAAGACCCAAGAGAATACAGAGCTCCTCTGATCCGAAAAAAATTATTCTCCGCCCCCGGAGAGTAGACTATCCCCGCCAGGACAGAGAGCACAGTGAAGAATATGCAGCAGAAGTAAGCCCACTTCCAATGCATGTTCGCAATCCGGCAGCCAGTGAAGCAACAGAAGTTAGCGAACCTAAAGAGGTGGGTACTGAACACCGGATGATGGGTTATGTCGGTCTTGCCTTTGGGATTGTGTCGTTGTTTATCTGGTCTATAGTTATAGGCCCGATAGCTGCTGTGGTCGGTTATTACGCATATGCAAAAGGACAAAAAACCGCTGGCGCATGGGCAATGGGTCTGGGAATAGTAGCTACACTCAGCTATTTCGTTATGATACCTTTCGCTCGTTAGACAAATAGCCGATGGTTGGACAAATAAAAAACAGGCTTTAAGACCTGAATATACGGGTCTGAAGTCTGTTTTTTAATTCAATGATCTAGCAAAACTCTTGAATAAATTGTAATATTAAGGAGTGATTTAAATTTAAATGGAGTTATCCAGTGATATAGATTCAACAGGAAGAAGGGATTTGCCAGCATGGAGATCAATCCGGCTTTGGCTAATGGGTTAGGTGAGCTGAAATGGGTGAATTTGAAGACTGCATCTCTGAAGAACGGCTCGGATAAGGATGCTCAAATATCGGGATCTTCGTCGTCCCAATTTGCAACACTACTGAAGGATATGTCTTCGCAATCAGTCAGCAGTGATAGTGCAAACTCATTAACCTCTCTCGCAGATGCATCCTCAGCCAGCAACCTATTGTGGCAGCAGCTCAGTGGAACGGGCGAGAGCTCATTTGATAACATTTCCGGGGAAATACAGGATACGAAACCAAGTGATTATGAAGAACTAATTCAGACAGCAAGCGCCAAATATGGGGTGCCGGTTGATCTCATCAAGGCGGTAATAGATACGGAATCCTCCTTTAATCCGAATGTTGTCTCATCGGCGGGAGCTAAAGGATTAATGCAACTGATGGATGGAACTGCGAATGGACTAGGCGTTTCTGATCCGTTTGATCCTGCTCAAAGCATAGATGGCGGTGTTCGTTATTTATCCTATCAGCTGAAGCGATTTGACGGTCAGGAGAAGATGGCGCTGGCAGCCTATAATGCTGGTCCAGGTCGTGTATTGAAATTGGGAGTGAGTAATGATCAGGAACTGATGGCGAATTTATCACAGCTTCCTAAAGAAACACAAGCCTATATTTCCAAAATTGAACGCGCCCGCGCCGAATACGCGGTATAATACAAAGGATCAAACGGGAACAATCCATGGCCGCGTTGGTGGCGGCCGGAGCCTGTTTGGTCCTTTTTCAAAAGATAAGTGTATATATGTTTCACACGATATATTATGCTTATATTTCTCGAAGAAACGGATACCGTCCCTAAAAGGACGGCGAAGCCGTTTCTTCTTGCCGTAATTAAGCACAAGACAAAGGAGATTGTCTATATATGCTTTACTGGGATTATGCTGCAGCTACGCCGCCTTATGAAGAGGTGGTGCAGACGATGGAGCAAATAATGAAATTACATTATGCAAACCCTTCTTCACTACATCGTGCAGGAGCAGAGGCGGGTAAATTGATCAGACGTTCACGTGAAGTTTGCGCTGCTGCATTAGCCGTGAAGCCCGAAGAGCTTCTGTTTACCTCTGGAGCTACGGAGAGCAACAACCTTGCTGTAAAAGGTGCTGCGCTGCAGTACGAAGGAAGAGGGCGGCACATTGTCACTACAGAAATAGAGCATCCTTCTGTGTATGAGAGCTGTGTACAGCTGCAAAAAAGAGGCTGGGAAATTACATTTATCAAACCGGAACAGACTGGGATTGTTGATCCTGCCCGTGTGGCGCAAGCAGTCCGCCGTGATACTGTGCTTGTCAGCGTCATGCATGTTAATAATGAGATTGGGGCTGTACAGCCGCTGCGAGAGATCGGCAATCTAATTAAGTCCTTGAATTCACGCGTTTTGTTTCATGTAGATGGGGTTCAAGGATATGGCAAACTGCCAGTTTCACTAAAGGAATGGAAGGCTGATCTCTACAGCTTGTCCCCCCACAAAATTCGTGGTCCTCGCGGTGTCGGCCTTCTTTATGTAAGAGAAGGTGTCATGTTATTCCCCTTGTTGACGGGAGGCTCACATGAGGATGGACTGCGTGCCGGTACGGAGAATGTGCCAGCGATCGTTGCTGCTGCCAAAGCCGTGCGAATGAGTGGTGAGCAGCGAGAAGCCTTTGTCGCTAAGCTTACCCCTTTAAGGGATCGTTTGCTGCATTTTTTACGCGGTATCCCTGAATTTCTGGTGAACAGCAATGAGAATGGCGCCCCCCATATCGTACATTTCTCCTATCCGGGGATGAAGGGCGAGGTAATGGCTCGTAAGCTGGAGGAACTGGGAATGGCGGTATCTACCCGGTCGGCCTGTTCCTCACGGCTGGCGGAGCCGAGTCGGGTCTTATTATCCATGGGTAGGGATGGCTCTGCCGCATCTGGAGGAATACGAATTAGCTTAGGAGATAGTCATACAGCGGCTGATGTCACGGCATTGGAGCAGGCAATAATGACTGCTGTGCAGGCTTTAAAGATTGTAGAAGGAGGCATGAAGTAACTTATGAGAGATATAGAGTCTGAAGGCGTTACTGATGAAGGCAAGAGTATTAATTATGCCGATATGCTGTTATTGCGTTTCGGGGAGTTTATGTTGAAAGGTAAAAACCGCTCCCGTTTCGAGAAAACGGTGCTGCGTCATGTTAAAGAGATAGTTAAACCGTACCCAAATGTTGTACTAACCAAAGAATTCGGCAGAATTTATGTCGAGTTGAACGGTGAGCCGGCAGTTGAAATGGTTGAGGCACTGAAGAATGTATTTGGCATCGCCTCCATTAGCCCAGTTAAGGTATCCCCATCTGAGCTTGCGGAAATTTTGTCTGTTAGCCGCGACTTTTTGACTATTCTAGCTCCTGCTCCTGGAACTACATTCAAGGTTAAAGCCCGCCGGGTATGGAAGGGCTTCCCACATGGATCTCTTGAAATGAACAATCTGGTAGCCACTCCGCTGTTGCAGGGCTACCCTGGACTTATCGTTGATGTGAAATCCCCTCAGTTGGAGATGAAAGTCGAAATCCGTCAGGGGAATACGTATATTTTCTGCGAAAATATTGCTGGCATCGGCGGATTCCCTCTTGGAACCAATGGCAAGGCGATGCTCCTGCTTTCCGGTGGCATTGACAGTCCGGTAGCCGGTTGGTCTTCGATGCGCCGGGGTCTGGAGGTGGAATGCGTGCATTTTTACAGCTATCCATATACGAGTGAGCTTGCTCGGCAGAAGGTCGTTGATCTTACACGGGTGTTGTCTCGTTATGCAGGGGGAATCAAGCTGCATTTGGTTCCGTTTACAGAGGTGCAGACTGCTTTTACCGGTATCGGACAGGATAACCT comes from Paenibacillus sp. 19GGS1-52 and encodes:
- a CDS encoding DUF5353 domain-containing protein; the protein is MDSRKGRPKRIQSSSDPKKIILRPRRVDYPRQDREHSEEYAAEVSPLPMHVRNPAASEATEVSEPKEVGTEHRMMGYVGLAFGIVSLFIWSIVIGPIAAVVGYYAYAKGQKTAGAWAMGLGIVATLSYFVMIPFAR
- a CDS encoding YpuI family protein produces the protein MSATNVQKLCETTREKLKFAIEKMELFLNQHALPQLVTEPNEEELQFYQGYLSDLRHLLVFSEMSYEKLGVALRRATFDESFAQRALYNVYHYGVNNFFYPKNESYSEDGRYAYTGQDAIRFRKKPVRPARDIILEITKSYEELRDDLNYYENDYLTEKRMQNQV
- a CDS encoding cysteine desulfurase family protein; the protein is MLYWDYAAATPPYEEVVQTMEQIMKLHYANPSSLHRAGAEAGKLIRRSREVCAAALAVKPEELLFTSGATESNNLAVKGAALQYEGRGRHIVTTEIEHPSVYESCVQLQKRGWEITFIKPEQTGIVDPARVAQAVRRDTVLVSVMHVNNEIGAVQPLREIGNLIKSLNSRVLFHVDGVQGYGKLPVSLKEWKADLYSLSPHKIRGPRGVGLLYVREGVMLFPLLTGGSHEDGLRAGTENVPAIVAAAKAVRMSGEQREAFVAKLTPLRDRLLHFLRGIPEFLVNSNENGAPHIVHFSYPGMKGEVMARKLEELGMAVSTRSACSSRLAEPSRVLLSMGRDGSAASGGIRISLGDSHTAADVTALEQAIMTAVQALKIVEGGMK
- a CDS encoding DUF1540 domain-containing protein, which codes for MMTPKTLVKCSVSNCNYWGEQNLCKADEIIIEIDKHAGSGFKEEFAEEMTGRNHHDHAVTSSATCCLTFKPNS
- a CDS encoding S8 family peptidase, coding for MSRKNLTVAGLVTAAFTVVLLTFALRPAENVTQREAVAVPNPPQEKTLKKTALVQDVSATDHLNRVDVSKHLSTMLAETHGASPQDIAVYAKRLQQGHGHITMLMWIDFHAHTTKTFQSSLPEGTDQENKQLLKYLKTAKAALKGHQSYESPSFIIGKNKYYFMAQRDKTGNIGVIALINQKILDRVAEHQLKNLRLIPYPKEGKYRVESVHTDTLSDITVKTGHDNENASHFYENEIVVRFQNGHPTRGQLQTIVADIHCKQPRKLGYAYIFRADQMNYSQLKTYFVNKWHPAYTEPHYMYLTNDTVNKKPVGTVTPNDLLFSTYQWNLPAIETELGWNLSKGSKEVIVAVVDTGVQASHPDLKGKLLAGYNAITKGSTPDDDVGHGTHVSGIIGALVNNNEGVAGISWYNKILPVKALDNSGAGTTYSVAEGIIWAADNNAKVINLSLGNYADSQFLHDAIKYAYDRDVVIVSAAGNDNTERPGYPAAYPEVLAVAATNASLEKASFSNYGDYIDVAAPGDSIASTYPESQYAALSGTSMSSPHVAALAGLVRSLNPDLTNKEVMALMTKNAIDLGDPGHDKYYGWGQIDVLKTLQAASGSPVPLQLWPQHVRLQLNQLKQRLEKNF
- a CDS encoding lytic transglycosylase domain-containing protein; the protein is MEINPALANGLGELKWVNLKTASLKNGSDKDAQISGSSSSQFATLLKDMSSQSVSSDSANSLTSLADASSASNLLWQQLSGTGESSFDNISGEIQDTKPSDYEELIQTASAKYGVPVDLIKAVIDTESSFNPNVVSSAGAKGLMQLMDGTANGLGVSDPFDPAQSIDGGVRYLSYQLKRFDGQEKMALAAYNAGPGRVLKLGVSNDQELMANLSQLPKETQAYISKIERARAEYAV